The sequence AGATTTGGTATGCCGAGTACGGGGAAATTCACGCTCCGACCTCACCAGGTCGAAGCCGTTGACGCTGTCGTGCGCGGCCTTGATATCCCGCCGGGGAAGAAGATCCCGCGGACCGGGCTGCGGGCCACGGTGGTCGCGGCGTGCGGCACGGGCAAGACGTTCATCGCCGCGCACTCCGCGCTTCGTCTGGCCCGGCACGGCCGGGTCCTGGTCCTGGTGCCGACCCTGGACCTGCTCACACAGACAGTGCGGGAGTGGAGGGCAGCCGGCCACCACGGGCCCGCCGTCGCCGTCTGCTCGCTGGAGGACGACCCGCACCTGTGGGACCTGAAGGTGCGCTCCACGACGAGTGCTCCGCAACTGGCGTTGTGGCACGGGCGCGGACCGGTGACCGTCTACGCCACCTACGCCTCCCTCCCCGTCCTCGCAGAAGCCCACGAAGGCGCCTACGGACTGCCCATGGACGTCTTCGACCTCGTGGTCATCGACGAAGCACACCGAACCAGTGGATCGGCAGGCAAGGCATGGGCCGCGGTTCACGACCAGGACATCATCCCCGCCATGCGCCGGCTCTACATGACCGCCACACCCCGAATCTGGAAGGAACGCCCACCCCGGCCCTCCCGGACGCAGCGGCAGGAGGAGGCGGGGGAGCTGCGGGACCGGTTGCCGCAGGACATGGCCTGCTCCATGGACGACCCCAAGATCTTCGGCCCCGTCGTCTACGAACTCTCACTCGCATCAGCCATCTCCCGGGGCCTGCTGGCGCGATACCAGATCGTCGTCGTAGAACTCACCGACCCCCTCATCACCCCGGAACGGCTGTCCGGACCACAGAAACGCGACGAGGACGTCCGCGGCGAACGCATGGGCGCGCTCCAGGCCGCGCTGCTGGAGACCATGGCCGAACACGGGCTGCAGACCACCATCACCTTCCACCACCGCACCATCGAAGCAGCCGCGTTCGCCGGCGGGCTGGGCCGGGTGGCGAAGCGGCTGCATGCGGCGGACTCGGAGCGGTATCCGGAGCGGGTGTGGGCCAACTGGTTGTGCGGGGACCACGAGCCCGACCATCGGCGCCAGGTCCTCGCCGACTTCGGCCGGCGTGCGGGGCGTGCGGTGCTGTCGAACTGCCGGGTCCTGGGTGAGGGCGTCGACATCCGGGCCGTCGACTCCGTGGCTCTCCTCGACCCGAAGGGGTCGGCGGTCGACATCGTGCAGGCGATCGGCCGGGCACTGCGGCAAAAGCCGGGACAGGGGAAAATGGCGACGCTGATCGTGCCTGTCTTCCTCGCGCCGGGTGAAAAGCCGGAAGACATGCTCACCTCCAACTCGTACAGGCCCCTGGTAAAGGTTTTGGAGGGGCTACGGGCGCACGACGAACGTGCCATCGAGCTGCTTGCCATTCCCCAGGAACAGCAGAAGGCGATCGTTGACCCGTCGCCCGTCATCGGTCCCCCGCCCGAGGAGGGCCAGGAGGACACGCGGCCGCTGCTGCGGTTCGCCGCCCCCAGGGATCCGGTCATGATCGCGAAGTGGGTGCGGTTCAACATCATCAGCACCGAGCGCCAGGACTGGCAGCGCGGCTACGACGCCGCCCGCCGCTACTACACGCGCGAAGGCGACCTGGACGTGCCCTACGACCACACCGAGGGCGCCTACCCGCTCGGAAGATGGCTGTCCGACCAACGACGCTCGTTCCGGGCCGGGACCATGAACGGCGAACGCGCCGACGAACTCGAAGAACTCGGAATCGTATGGGACATTGCCGACGCTGGTTTCGAGGAAAACCTTGCCGCCGCACGCGCCTACTACGCCGAGGCCGGAACCCTCGCCGCACCCCGCCACGCCACCACCCTCGACAAGCCCATCGGACAATGGCTCACCAACCTCCGACGACCCGACGGACTCGGGAAGGACACCGGCCGGGCCCGCCGGCGGGCCGAGCAGCTCGCCGCAATCGACCCCGACTGGAACCCCCGACTCCTCGGATGGACCGTCGACTGGCAACGCAGCTACACCGGCCTAGCGGCGCTCCTGAACGCCGGGAACACGCTCGAGGACGTACAACAGCCGGGGGTGACATACCGCGGCGACGACATCGGCCGCTGGGTCCTCCGGCAGGCGCGCGACTGGGCCCAGCTCAACACAGAACAACAACGACGTCTCGAGAAGCTCGGAGTACGACCACGAGCCACTGCACCCGCCCCCACGCGAGGCACCGCGAAAACTGAAGGCGGCTACGGTCCGGTCGTGGGTGGGGATCAGGGGGCCGTCCACGATCAGCACGGTGTCCTGCGGAACCGTCGCCGGGCCTGAAAGGAGTCTCTCCCGCACCGGGCGGAAGGGGCGGCACGCCTCCGGGGGCACGTTCCCGCAGTGATGGTCACGACGAGCAGGTGACACCTCTAGCTAGCCCGACCTTGCCCGACTACTCGGCCGACCGCTCACCGTGGCCACGGACACCGCGGCCACGATGCGCCCCGAAGCCAGCTGACACGGACGGTTCACCGCAACGCTCCGCTGTCCATCGAAGGTCGCCGTCGCCTGGCGAAACCTGTCGCCGGCCGATCGCGCTCGTCCTCACCGTAGATGACGGCAGTGGACCGGCTTTGATCCGTCGGACAACGCTCAGGGATACCTCTCTTTCCACGGGTCCGGCGACAGCTTCAGGCCGAACGTGCGGTGGAGTCGGGCCTGGACGGTCTTGAGGCTCTTGATTCCTTTGTCGAACGTCTGCCACCCCCGCAACGCCTGGCCGGCTTCTTGGGGAGACTGGATCAGTCCGGCTTCCGGCGCCGAAGCAAGGACCTCGCGCGCGCCCTCATCGAGGTGTTCAATGGCTGCCGACCAAGCTGTCCGGGTCTTGGGATCGGGGAGAGACCCGAACAGCCGTGCCGCGCTGAGCGCATCCATCAGACCGCCGAAGTCCACTGTCACCAACTCCATGTCGGACCGGGGACGGCCCGCTTGCGCCTTCACCGCTTCCTTGATCAGGCTGACCACCGCCGTCTCGCCTCCGTACGTGTACCAACTGCCGACGGCCTCGGCAATCTCGGCGCTGGTGGTCGGCGTGGGCGTTGGAGACAGAGATGGAGATGGAGATGGGGATGGAGATGGAGACGGGAACGAGGACGGGGCAGCCGTTACGGTCGGTACAAAGCCGCCATTGACCGGGCCGGAGTCAGCACCCGCACACGCACTGAGCAGCACAGCCGTAACGACCGTGAGCAGCGACAACAGCACGCGAACACACGCAAGCCACTTCACCACGAATGCTCGGCAGGCCGAAGCAGCAGGCTGCGCCTGGCCGACCGAGTGATCATTAAGGCATCCGGCTGCTTCCCGGCGTCCTGCTGGCGGGGCGCTCTTCCGGCTTGAGCGTACGGGCGTGGTTGGTGGTGGGCCAGGAACGATAAGGGGCGTCGCGAGCTGCTGGCGTTGACGCCTATCTGTCGGCTCGCCTCCGGTGCACGCCGGTGCTGGGGTCTTTGCGGGCAGCGGCTTGGCCGATCAATTGCTGATCGCCGGGGCGCCGCGCAGGTAGGTCTCATCGGTCACTTGGCTGAGCAGGAAGGCGGCCATGTCAGCGCGGCTGATGGAGAGGTCCACTACCCCGTGGCCGTAGTGGCCGACCTTGATGTTTCCGGTGGCGGGCTTGTCGTTGAGTTTGGCCACGCGGACCAGCGTCCATTCGAGGTCGCTGGCGCGTACTGCCTCGGCCGCAGAGCGCACCTCGGCCCAGGCCTGGGGCGCGGCGGTCTTGACGAATCGGACGAGGGCTTTGAACTTGAGGTCTGGCTGATCGGCGGGGTCCGGGACACTGCATGTGGATACGACCACGAACCGTTTGACGCCAGCGGTGTGCATGGCGGTGATGATCCTGCGGGTCGCGGCGCTCTCGGAGCCGACGCCCTCAATGACGGCGTCGGCGGTTCGAACCGCTTCGAGGATCGCCTCGTCGTCATCGAGCTGTCCGGTGGCTATGGACAGGTTCGCATGCATGGTGCGGAGTTTGCCCGGGTTACGGGCGTAGGCCGTGACCGCGTGCCCCGCGTCAAGGGCCTGCTGCACCAGCAGCTGCCCCATCCGTCCGGTCGCGCCGAAGATCGTAATTCTCATGGTGGGCGGCGCCTTCCTCACAGGGAAACCACTAAAGATTCTTTACTAGTGACGATAGCACGGCAGTTTAGAATGGGTGGCATCATGGATCAGGCAGGGGACCTCCAGACGGCGCGGTGCATGCAGATCCTGTCGGTCATCGGCGACCTGTGGACGCTGGCGATCGTGATGACGCTGCAGGAGTCGGGGATGCGCTTCAACGAACTTCAGCGGGCCATCCCGAAGGTCAATGCGGTCACTCTGACCAACCGCCTGCGCAAGCTGGAGGAGACCGGCATCGTCAGCCGGGTCGCGGAGACGAGGAGCAAGCAGTCGACCGTGTACGACCTCACCTCATTTGGTCGCAAGCTGCTGCCGATCGTCGATGCGGTGCGTACCGTCGCCCTCGACCTGGAGCGTTCAGGGCAGGCTCCCTGAGCGGGCTACGGACACATGCCAAGCCCCGCTGCTTGCGCCAATGGAAGGTCGGCTCCATGCCGGTGGGGCGTCGAGACCAGAGTGGCACCACCATGGACGGCATCGAGTCACCGCGGCTGCTCGCGGCCGGCCTCGTGGCCGTCCTCGCGGTCGGCGGCCTTGGCGCCGGACTCCTCCCCAGCCTTGCAGTCGTTGCGGTTGCCCGGGAGAGGTTTGCCGATCACGACGACCAGGCGGGTGTGGGCGTCGATGACGACCTTGTGGTTGGTGGAGTACCCGTAATTATTGGACTGCTCGGCAGTGGTGTGGTCTCGGGTAGGGACCAGGGTGCCGTCGACGATCAGCACGGCGTCCTTGCGGAACCGCCGCCTCGGCTTGAGCGCAAGGAGTGGGCCGACGTGGTCGATGATCCTGTCGGCCGCCGACTTGGACACCCCGAACAGCGGCGCAAGCTGCCGCAACGTCAGGTTGGTGCGCCAGTAGGTCGCGACCAGCAGTACTCGGCCCTCCAGGGACAAGCCCCACGGCCGCCCTGGGCCGCACGGTGTCGGCACCCTCGCGGCGCAGCGCGGTCAACCACTTGCGGAAGTCGCGCGGGCTCAGCCCGGTGAACGGGACTATCCAGGACGGTTCCGACGCCGTGATCACGCGAGGCATCGCAGGATCATCGCACCCACGGTCGGCACTCTTGGAGGTCAGGCTGGCCTCAGAGCTCAAACCACAGATCGATGTTCGGGTGGACTTGTTCGCGCAGACAGTCTGAGTGTGAATAGACCTGCTGCCGCATGACACCGCCTCGCACCGGGTCAACCGCACCGAGCCTGAGCTTGGTCGCTGCCCCGTCCTGGTCGAGATCGATGACCTGATAGCAGAACCAGCAGATGAGGTTCGGGTTCAACGATGCCCTCTCATGTCGCCGAGACAACAGCGCCAGCCGCGCCGTCTCGCAGACCCTACGTCGAACAAGACGCCGATAACGGGACAGCCCTTGGCTCGCTGTTCCGATCAGCATGGTCAGCGGGAAGCTCTGGCGGGGCAGGATGTGGTCCCAGCCCGAAGCCCACCAGTCGTTGTGCATCGCCAGATCCCGGCGCGGTCCGGGCACAGACGGATTCTCAGTCATCCGCAGCTCGTCCTCAAAAAGGCAGGCGAAACGCCTGCAGCGTACGCACCGCAGCGCAGCCCGCTCTCACGGGCGTCCGACCCAGGCCTGGTGCTCTGGGGCAACGTGCAGTTCTTCACGCAGCCGGCATCGTAGGACGCCGACACGCGTGCGGCCCTCCAGGACCTGCAAGCCTCTGTCCGACGGGTTCAGGAGGCGCCGGTCGAGGAGGAGCGGCGGTCGCAGCCACGTCCCGCGCTCTTCCCAGCATCGGCCGACCTCCGGGGGCCGCCGTTCGACCCGAGACGCATGGGTCTCTGCGAAGCGCTCGATGCAGTCGCCGTCGCTCTCGCCGGTCGGCATGGTGAGAAACCCTGCGGCCGGGATCGACTCCAGCTGCCAGCTGATAGCGCACAGGTTGATGTCTCCATAGTCGTCCATAAAGTAGCTGCCGTGGTCGAAGAGGAACTGCTCCAGCACATCGTCCGGCCACTGCAGGGTGTTCAGTACCGGGTCGGCGCGGAACTGGCTGTAGCTGTAGTTGAATCCGCCGGCCCGGCGGCGGGCCATAAGCGGGCTGAGGTCGCGGAGCTTTATGACGCCAGGTCTGCAGGAGCGGACCTGCCCTGGGAAGTTAAGAGTTCCCTGGAGCCTCTGGACCTTGAGCGTCTCTTGGAGCACTGGCGGGGGGCTTATGGGGAGATCTTCGAGGTCATCGAGACCAGCGGCGCGGTACTGCGTAGGGCGTACCAGCGGGAGGCGATGGCTCTTCCGCCAGCAAAAGAGGTCAGGGATCACGCGGAAGGTGGCCACGATGCGGCCATCTGGTTCTCCATCCTGGACTTCCTCAAGCAGAACCCCGACGAACACGTCTACTTCCTCATCAACAACACCAAGGACTTCGGGG is a genomic window of Streptomyces sp. NBC_00708 containing:
- a CDS encoding Helicase associated domain protein, whose translation is MPSTGKFTLRPHQVEAVDAVVRGLDIPPGKKIPRTGLRATVVAACGTGKTFIAAHSALRLARHGRVLVLVPTLDLLTQTVREWRAAGHHGPAVAVCSLEDDPHLWDLKVRSTTSAPQLALWHGRGPVTVYATYASLPVLAEAHEGAYGLPMDVFDLVVIDEAHRTSGSAGKAWAAVHDQDIIPAMRRLYMTATPRIWKERPPRPSRTQRQEEAGELRDRLPQDMACSMDDPKIFGPVVYELSLASAISRGLLARYQIVVVELTDPLITPERLSGPQKRDEDVRGERMGALQAALLETMAEHGLQTTITFHHRTIEAAAFAGGLGRVAKRLHAADSERYPERVWANWLCGDHEPDHRRQVLADFGRRAGRAVLSNCRVLGEGVDIRAVDSVALLDPKGSAVDIVQAIGRALRQKPGQGKMATLIVPVFLAPGEKPEDMLTSNSYRPLVKVLEGLRAHDERAIELLAIPQEQQKAIVDPSPVIGPPPEEGQEDTRPLLRFAAPRDPVMIAKWVRFNIISTERQDWQRGYDAARRYYTREGDLDVPYDHTEGAYPLGRWLSDQRRSFRAGTMNGERADELEELGIVWDIADAGFEENLAAARAYYAEAGTLAAPRHATTLDKPIGQWLTNLRRPDGLGKDTGRARRRAEQLAAIDPDWNPRLLGWTVDWQRSYTGLAALLNAGNTLEDVQQPGVTYRGDDIGRWVLRQARDWAQLNTEQQRRLEKLGVRPRATAPAPTRGTAKTEGGYGPVVGGDQGAVHDQHGVLRNRRRA
- a CDS encoding NAD(P)H-binding protein; this translates as MRITIFGATGRMGQLLVQQALDAGHAVTAYARNPGKLRTMHANLSIATGQLDDDEAILEAVRTADAVIEGVGSESAATRRIITAMHTAGVKRFVVVSTCSVPDPADQPDLKFKALVRFVKTAAPQAWAEVRSAAEAVRASDLEWTLVRVAKLNDKPATGNIKVGHYGHGVVDLSISRADMAAFLLSQVTDETYLRGAPAISN
- a CDS encoding helix-turn-helix transcriptional regulator, producing MDQAGDLQTARCMQILSVIGDLWTLAIVMTLQESGMRFNELQRAIPKVNAVTLTNRLRKLEETGIVSRVAETRSKQSTVYDLTSFGRKLLPIVDAVRTVALDLERSGQAP